In Cyprinus carpio isolate SPL01 chromosome B7, ASM1834038v1, whole genome shotgun sequence, a genomic segment contains:
- the LOC122133995 gene encoding protein LTO1 homolog has product MAFVSDGDDLFDSIIMADDRFRDEGYQEGFEEGTRQGTFEGRNHGLLHGAKLGAEVSFYYGFALAWKCLLQNSSDVKARKRLKAMESLIGVIQNFPYEDPQYEKLQEDMERVRAKFRQVCSLLNVATDFKEYVRGSTGMSF; this is encoded by the exons atggcTTTTGTGTCCGACGGTGATGATTTATTTGACTCCATTATCATGGCTGATGACAG GTTTCGTGATGAAGGGTATCAGGAAGGGTTTGAGGAGGGGACTCGTCAGGGAACCTTCGAGGGCAGGAACCACGGGCTGCTACACGGAGCCAAACTCGGTGCAGAG gtttctttttattatggatTTGCCCTTGCATGGAAATGTCTCCTTCAAAACAGCAGTGATGTGAAAGCAAG AAAAAGGCTGAAGGCTATGGAATCTCTGATTGGAGTGATCCAAAACTTTCCATATGAGGACCCTCAGTATGAAAAGCTTCAAGAGGACATGGAAAGGGTGCGTGCCAAGTTTAGACAG GTGTGCTCTTTACTGAACGTGGCAACAGACTTTAAAGAATATGTAAGAGGATCAACAGGAATGTCCTTCTAA